The DNA window GTGGTGGCCCTGGAGCGGGGTGGCGACTACAGCACCGCCGAGGACTTCAGTGTGCCCTGGATTCGGGACGAGCTGCGTTACTCGGTGCGCCACGAACTCCTGCAGGATGTTTCGCGCAGCACCTTCACCGTGCGCAACCATGCCGGCGAGACCGCGCTGCCGATGCGTCGCCTGGGTGCATTCCTGCCTGGCGAAGGTGTCGGTGGTTCGGGTATCCACTGGGGCACGCTGTCGCTGCGCTGGCCCGAGCAGGAGTTTCGCATCGCCAGTCTCTACCGTGAGCGTTATGGCGCGGGCCATCTCCCGGATGGCATGCAGTTGCAGGACTGGGGCATCGGTTACGACGAGCTGGAGCCGTTCTACGAGAAGTTCGAACGGATGGCGGCGGTTTCCGGGACGGCGCACAACGTCGGCCAGCGCCTGCTGCCCGGTGCCGGACCACAGGGCGGCAACCCGTTCGAGGCCGTGCGGCGCAGTGCCTATCCGCTGCCCGCGCTGGAGGCGGGGCTGGCCGGCGAACTGTTCGGAGAGGCCGCACGCGGCCTTGGCTATCACCCCTACACCATTCCCATGGCGCGGGCATCGCGGGCCTACACCAACCCGGCGGGTGTCACCTTCGGCGATTGTCAGTACTGCGGCTTTTGCGGCGGCTACGGCTGCGAGGTCAACGCCAAGGGCAGTCCGCACCATACGGTGATCGGGCAGGCCCGCCAGGCGGCGAATTTCGAGCTGCGGCCCAATGCCTGGGTGTCGCGCATCGTCCATGACGCCGTGAGTCGGCGCGCCACCGGCGTGGAGTACACCCACCTGCCCAGCGGGCAGCAGTACTTTCAGCCGGCCGAGCTGGTGATCCTCAGTGCCTACGCGCTGAACAACGTGCACCTGCTGCTGCTTTCGGGAATCGACCGGCCCTACGACCCCGCCACCGGCCAAGGGGTGGTCGGGCGCAACTATGCCTATCAACCGGGCACCGGCATTGGCCTGTTCTTCGCCGACCGGCAGTTCAACCCGTTCATGAACGGCGCCTTGAGCAGCCTCGACGATTTCAATGCCAACTGGGATTTCGACCGTGGCCAGATCGGCGCGGTCGGTGGTTCGGTGTTCTATGCCAGCAGTGGTCCGGGCCTGCCGATCAGTGCCCAGATGCTGCCGCCTGGCACGCCACGCTGGGGCGCGGCCTGGAAACGCGAGATGGCCTATTGGTATCCGCGCAGCATGGTCATCGGTGCCCACACGACCAACCCCGGGCACCGGGGCAACTATCTGGACCTCGATCCGACCTACCGCGATGCGCTGGGGCAGCCGTTGCTGCGCATCACCTATGACTTCACCGACAACGAGCGGCGCCTGACCCGGCATGCGGCCCAGGTGCTGGAGCGCCTGGCGGGGGGGATGAAGCCGACTCACCAGACCCAGCCAC is part of the Pseudomonas sp. ABC1 genome and encodes:
- a CDS encoding GMC family oxidoreductase → MKRLAAVDAVIVGLGWGGGILANELSRAGLSVVALERGGDYSTAEDFSVPWIRDELRYSVRHELLQDVSRSTFTVRNHAGETALPMRRLGAFLPGEGVGGSGIHWGTLSLRWPEQEFRIASLYRERYGAGHLPDGMQLQDWGIGYDELEPFYEKFERMAAVSGTAHNVGQRLLPGAGPQGGNPFEAVRRSAYPLPALEAGLAGELFGEAARGLGYHPYTIPMARASRAYTNPAGVTFGDCQYCGFCGGYGCEVNAKGSPHHTVIGQARQAANFELRPNAWVSRIVHDAVSRRATGVEYTHLPSGQQYFQPAELVILSAYALNNVHLLLLSGIDRPYDPATGQGVVGRNYAYQPGTGIGLFFADRQFNPFMNGALSSLDDFNANWDFDRGQIGAVGGSVFYASSGPGLPISAQMLPPGTPRWGAAWKREMAYWYPRSMVIGAHTTNPGHRGNYLDLDPTYRDALGQPLLRITYDFTDNERRLTRHAAQVLERLAGGMKPTHQTQPREVGHWSVERYQATHNTGGTVMGADPETSVTNKYGQSWALDNLFIAGASLFPHNAAYPPTLLVGALAYHTADAIVRRYRANPGRLA